A genomic stretch from Larus michahellis chromosome 7, bLarMic1.1, whole genome shotgun sequence includes:
- the MYO19 gene encoding unconventional myosin-XIX isoform X4, with protein MPKQENGQKEDSSIQNDLTESFEEEVRVFLSDEEKLHLFDDLTKVNPVTTTTVLKCLQARYAVNLFYTNAGCSLVALNPFQPVACLYSPELMREYHVALRPQDLKPHIFAVAEQTYRNVQSQIEPINQSIIVSGESGAGKTWTSRCLMKFYASVAASVISPKGNETVERIEKRVLDSNPVMEAFGNACTLRNNNSSRFGKYIQLQLDRFHHLSSASIQTFLLEKTRVAYQAPNERNFHIFYQITKGATAEERLEWSLPEGADYRWLPNSERNLDEDCFEVTRDAMFHLGIDHSMQNNIFKVLSGLLHLGNVEFSNPADESQPCELEDKAKDFVKTAGDLLKIPVEELLESLRIRTITAGKQQQVFKKPCSRAECETRRDCLAKVIYAKLFEWLVLVINESIYGDPSGWTSFIGLLDVYGFEAFPENNLEQLCINYANEKLQQHFVAHYLKAQQEEYAAEGLQWSFINYQDNQNCLDLIEGNPLSIFSLLNEECRLNRSSNTDLFQTRIEKALSNNQCLSRNKFSKKPNFIISHYAGKVCYQLAAMVEKNKDPIPPELVHVLQNSKDPLIQKLFPVTERNQSNIKTQNRAAVVTVVSKFKGSLEHLMQILNSTTPHYIRCIKPNADCKAMTFKREEVLSQLQACGIVEAITISAAGFPIRIPFQSFTERYQILRKSCRSNKKRVCDKSNHHTTEEKAYLDSAASSTFCKLLYAILFSKRERGWTLKTTIQSTR; from the exons ATGCCaaaacag GAAAATGGCCAAAAAGAAGATTCTAGCATCCAGAATGACCTCACTGAATCATTTGAAGAAGAAGTTAGAGTGTTCCTCAGTGATGAAGAGAAATTGCATCTTTTTGATGATCTCACAAAAGTTAATCCAGTGACAACTACAACAG TTCTGAAATGTCTTCAAGCAAGATATGCAGTAAACTTGTTTTATACAaatgctggctgcagcctggtggCTTTAAATCCATTTCAGCCTGTCGCCTGCCTCTATTCACCTGAGCTTATGAGAGAGTACCATGTCGCACTTCGTCCTCAG GATTTAAAACCTCACATTTTTGCAGTAGCTGAACAAACCTACAGAAACGTCCAAAGCCAGATAGAACCCATAAACCAGTCTATAATTGTTAGTGGAGAAAGTGGTGCTGGGAAG ACCTGGACGTCTCGCTGCCTTATGAAATTCTATGCTTCTGTTGCTGCTTCAGTTATCTCCCCAAAAGGCAATGAAACTGTGGAAAGGATAGAGAAGAGAGTGTTGGATTCCAACCCTGTCATGGAAGCATTTG GAAATGCGTGTACCCTGCGGAATAACAACAGTAGCCGTTTTGGAAAATATATCCAGCTTCAGTTAGACAG attCCACCACCTGAGTAGTGCTTCCATTCAGACTTTCCTTTTGGAGAAGACCAGAGTTGCCTATCAGGCCCCCAATGAAAGaaactttcacattttttatcAG ATCACAAAAGGTGCCACTGCAGAGGAGAGGCTGGAATGGAGCCTTCCGGAAGGGGCTGACTACCGCTGGCTGCCAAATTCTGAAAGAAACTTAGATG AGGACTGCTTCGAGGTGACCAGAGATGCAATGTTTCACTTGGGCATTGACCACTCCATGCAGAACAATATTTTCAAG GTGTTGTCAGGCCTTCTCCATCTTGGGAATGTTGAATTCTCTAATCCGGCGGATGAATCTCAGCCTTGTGAACTAGAAGACAAAGCCAAAG ATTTTGTGAAGACCGCTGGAGATTTGCTGAAGATACCTGTCGAGGAACTACTGGAGTCATTAAGAATTCGAACAATAACTGCTGGGAAACAACAACAAGTCTTCAAGAAGCCGTGCTCCAGAGCTGAATGTGAGACTAGGAGGGACTGCCTCGCCAAAGTGATCTACGCGAA ATTGTTTGAATGGCTCGTTTTGGTCATAAATGAGAGCATCTACGGAGATCCATCAGGGTGGACCAGCTTCATAG GTTTGTTGGATGTTTACGGTTTTGAAGCCTTCCCTGAAAACAACTTGGAACAGCTTTGTATTAACTATGCCAATGAGAAACTGCAGCAGCACTTCGTAGCACACTATCTGAAGGCACAACAG GAAGAATATGCAGCTGAAGGCCTACAGTGGTCTTTCATAAACTACCAGGACAACCAGAACTGCCTTGATCTGATAGAGGGAAATCctctcagcattttttctttgctgaatgaG GAGTGCCGTCTGAATAGATCCTCTAACACTGACCTGTTTCAAACTCGGATTGAGAAAGCCTTGTCTAATAATCAATGCTTAAGTCGAAACAAGTTTAGTAAGAAGCCTAACTTTATTATTTCACATTATGCTGGCAAAGTCTGCTATCAGCTGGCAGCAATGGTGGAGAAAAATAAG GACCCCATTCCACCAGAGCTGGtccatgttttgcagaattccaaGGACCCTTTgattcaaaaattatttcctgtgacaGAAAGGAACCAAAGTAACATCAAAACCCAGAACAGAGCAGCTGTTGTTACAGTGGTGTCAAAGTTCAAG GGTTCGCTTGAACATCTCATGCAGATTTTGAATAGCACCACACCACATTACATCCGATGCATCAAGCCTAACGCCGACTGCAAGGCAATGACTTTTAAAAGAGAAGAG GTTCTCAGCCAGCTTCAGGCGTGTGGAATAGTCGAAGCCATCACCATCAGTGCAGCAGGCTTCCCTATTAG GATCCCTTTCCAAAGTTTCACTGAGCGCTATCAAATACTGAGAAAATCATGCAGGTCCAATAAAAAGAGAGTGTGTGATAAAAGCAACCATCATACTACCGAGGAAAAAG
- the PIGW gene encoding glucosaminyl-phosphatidylinositol-acyltransferase PIGW isoform X2, with product MSQKHLKEAFISNLNGTNLLEISLGLSLAPLCLLCRGLLLILYYLHYGKPLSSRKYSLLLDFLVLVSPLVFSCTVLSPIIFFMPSIIAAFCAGIFSKIYSQRKHETRVPFRQIVQEFQKTYLDPEYIPAITVFRVYVNVLTSISILAVDFPQYPRRYAKAETYGTGVMDLGVGAYIFGNALVCPEVRQKSYVMQSKFSSLARQFFSIWPLIFLGVGRLLSIKSIEYHEHTSEYGVHWNFFFTLAFVRLAASLLLAIFPKNKSWIIAINLAVLYQLILNTTSLKMFILHGSNGRDSRVGFLNANREGLLSLFGYLAIYMASVQVGLCLLKCRNSVKGWIEAARFLLLTALVLFLFLHVSQAHADLVSRRMANLSYCIWVLAHCLTFFTWFVVTDLMLVFTKLLVKGSSVPCCWNVVKPPNTGTKHGTEAVPTGKEGKLARICLISAINKNQLLFFLLANVMTGTVNILIDTIHSKTAFTLCILHLYMFFNCLIMYILHAKNIVLKFW from the coding sequence atgtcaCAAAAGCATCTGAAGGAAGCCTTTATCAGCAACTTAAATGGAACTAATTTGCTGGAAATTTCACTAGGCTTGTCTCTAGCCCcgctctgcctgctctgcagaggaCTCCTCCTGATTTTATATTACCTGCACTATGGGAAACCTTTAAGTTCAAGGAAATACAGCCTGCTGCTGGACTTCCTCGTGCTGGTATCTCCTCTCGTGTTCTCCTGTACAGTCTTGTCTCCGATCATCTTTTTCATGCCAAGTATCATTGCAGCCTTCTGTGCcggaatattttctaaaatatacaGCCAAAGAAAACACGAGACCAGAGTGCCTTTTAGGCAAATCGTACAGGAATTCCAGAAGACGTACTTGGATCCAGAATACATTCCAGCAATAACTGTGTTTCGCGTTTATGTCAACGTGTTGACATCCATCAGCATTTTGGCAGTGGATTTCCCGCAGTACCCAAGGCGATACGCCAAAGCTGAGACCTATGGAACAGGAGTCATGGATTTGGGAGTTGGAGCTTATATTTTTGGTAATGCTCTTGTTTGTCCTGAAGTTAGACAAAAGTCTTACGTGATGCAATCAAAATTTTCCAGTCTGGCCAGGCAGTTCTTTTCCATTTGGCCATTGATTTTCCTTGGTGTTGGACGACTGCTTAGCATTAAATCTATAGAGTACCACGAACATACTTCAGAGTATGGAGTGCACTGGAATTTTTTCTTTACCTTAGCATTTGTGAGGCTTGCAGCATCTCTACTTTTAGCCatatttccaaaaaataaatCTTGGATCATTGCTATAAATCTCGCTGTACTTTATCAGCTTATTCTTAACACTACCTCTCTGAAGATGTTTATCTTGCATGGGAGCAACGGCAGAGATTCAAGGGTTGGCTTTTTAAATGCCAACAGGGAAGGACTGCTCTCTCTTTTTGGATATTTAGCCATATACATGGCGAGCGTCCAGGTGGGACTGTGTCTGCTGAAGTGCAGGAACTCAGTCAAAGGCTGGATTGAAGCAGCGCGTTTCTTACTGCTGACAGCTCTTGTGCTCTTCCTATTTCTTCATGTGTCGCAAGCGCACGCAGACCTTGTGTCCCGCCGGATGGCCAACCTGTCCTACTGCATATGGGTGCTCGCTCACTGTCTGACTTTCTTCACCTGGTTTGTGGTGACTGATCTCATGTTGGTGTTCACAAAGCTTCTTGTGAAGGGGTCCAGCGTGCCCTGCTGCTGGAACGTCGTAAAGCCCCCGAATACCGGCACAAAGCATGGAACGGAGGCTGTGCCTACGGGAAAGGAAGGCAAGCTGGCGCGCATTTGCCTGATTAGCGCTATTAATAAAAATCaattactgtttttcttgctAGCAAATGTTATGACTGGTACTGTGAATATACTGATAGATACAATCCACAGCAAGACTGCATTTACCTTGTGTATACTGCACTTGTATatgttttttaactgtttaattatGTATATATTGCATGCCAAAAATATAGTATTAAAGTTTTGGTGA
- the PIGW gene encoding glucosaminyl-phosphatidylinositol-acyltransferase PIGW isoform X1, whose protein sequence is MFVISEEKRRMSQKHLKEAFISNLNGTNLLEISLGLSLAPLCLLCRGLLLILYYLHYGKPLSSRKYSLLLDFLVLVSPLVFSCTVLSPIIFFMPSIIAAFCAGIFSKIYSQRKHETRVPFRQIVQEFQKTYLDPEYIPAITVFRVYVNVLTSISILAVDFPQYPRRYAKAETYGTGVMDLGVGAYIFGNALVCPEVRQKSYVMQSKFSSLARQFFSIWPLIFLGVGRLLSIKSIEYHEHTSEYGVHWNFFFTLAFVRLAASLLLAIFPKNKSWIIAINLAVLYQLILNTTSLKMFILHGSNGRDSRVGFLNANREGLLSLFGYLAIYMASVQVGLCLLKCRNSVKGWIEAARFLLLTALVLFLFLHVSQAHADLVSRRMANLSYCIWVLAHCLTFFTWFVVTDLMLVFTKLLVKGSSVPCCWNVVKPPNTGTKHGTEAVPTGKEGKLARICLISAINKNQLLFFLLANVMTGTVNILIDTIHSKTAFTLCILHLYMFFNCLIMYILHAKNIVLKFW, encoded by the coding sequence ATGTTtgtgatttcagaggaaaaaagaagaatgtcaCAAAAGCATCTGAAGGAAGCCTTTATCAGCAACTTAAATGGAACTAATTTGCTGGAAATTTCACTAGGCTTGTCTCTAGCCCcgctctgcctgctctgcagaggaCTCCTCCTGATTTTATATTACCTGCACTATGGGAAACCTTTAAGTTCAAGGAAATACAGCCTGCTGCTGGACTTCCTCGTGCTGGTATCTCCTCTCGTGTTCTCCTGTACAGTCTTGTCTCCGATCATCTTTTTCATGCCAAGTATCATTGCAGCCTTCTGTGCcggaatattttctaaaatatacaGCCAAAGAAAACACGAGACCAGAGTGCCTTTTAGGCAAATCGTACAGGAATTCCAGAAGACGTACTTGGATCCAGAATACATTCCAGCAATAACTGTGTTTCGCGTTTATGTCAACGTGTTGACATCCATCAGCATTTTGGCAGTGGATTTCCCGCAGTACCCAAGGCGATACGCCAAAGCTGAGACCTATGGAACAGGAGTCATGGATTTGGGAGTTGGAGCTTATATTTTTGGTAATGCTCTTGTTTGTCCTGAAGTTAGACAAAAGTCTTACGTGATGCAATCAAAATTTTCCAGTCTGGCCAGGCAGTTCTTTTCCATTTGGCCATTGATTTTCCTTGGTGTTGGACGACTGCTTAGCATTAAATCTATAGAGTACCACGAACATACTTCAGAGTATGGAGTGCACTGGAATTTTTTCTTTACCTTAGCATTTGTGAGGCTTGCAGCATCTCTACTTTTAGCCatatttccaaaaaataaatCTTGGATCATTGCTATAAATCTCGCTGTACTTTATCAGCTTATTCTTAACACTACCTCTCTGAAGATGTTTATCTTGCATGGGAGCAACGGCAGAGATTCAAGGGTTGGCTTTTTAAATGCCAACAGGGAAGGACTGCTCTCTCTTTTTGGATATTTAGCCATATACATGGCGAGCGTCCAGGTGGGACTGTGTCTGCTGAAGTGCAGGAACTCAGTCAAAGGCTGGATTGAAGCAGCGCGTTTCTTACTGCTGACAGCTCTTGTGCTCTTCCTATTTCTTCATGTGTCGCAAGCGCACGCAGACCTTGTGTCCCGCCGGATGGCCAACCTGTCCTACTGCATATGGGTGCTCGCTCACTGTCTGACTTTCTTCACCTGGTTTGTGGTGACTGATCTCATGTTGGTGTTCACAAAGCTTCTTGTGAAGGGGTCCAGCGTGCCCTGCTGCTGGAACGTCGTAAAGCCCCCGAATACCGGCACAAAGCATGGAACGGAGGCTGTGCCTACGGGAAAGGAAGGCAAGCTGGCGCGCATTTGCCTGATTAGCGCTATTAATAAAAATCaattactgtttttcttgctAGCAAATGTTATGACTGGTACTGTGAATATACTGATAGATACAATCCACAGCAAGACTGCATTTACCTTGTGTATACTGCACTTGTATatgttttttaactgtttaattatGTATATATTGCATGCCAAAAATATAGTATTAAAGTTTTGGTGA
- the MYO19 gene encoding unconventional myosin-XIX isoform X2 — protein MPKQENGQKEDSSIQNDLTESFEEEVRVFLSDEEKLHLFDDLTKVNPVTTTTVLKCLQARYAVNLFYTNAGCSLVALNPFQPVACLYSPELMREYHVALRPQDLKPHIFAVAEQTYRNVQSQIEPINQSIIVSGESGAGKTWTSRCLMKFYASVAASVISPKGNETVERIEKRVLDSNPVMEAFGNACTLRNNNSSRFGKYIQLQLDRFHHLSSASIQTFLLEKTRVAYQAPNERNFHIFYQITKGATAEERLEWSLPEGADYRWLPNSERNLDEDCFEVTRDAMFHLGIDHSMQNNIFKVLSGLLHLGNVEFSNPADESQPCELEDKAKDFVKTAGDLLKIPVEELLESLRIRTITAGKQQQVFKKPCSRAECETRRDCLAKVIYAKLFEWLVLVINESIYGDPSGWTSFIGLLDVYGFEAFPENNLEQLCINYANEKLQQHFVAHYLKAQQEEYAAEGLQWSFINYQDNQNCLDLIEGNPLSIFSLLNEECRLNRSSNTDLFQTRIEKALSNNQCLSRNKFSKKPNFIISHYAGKVCYQLAAMVEKNKDPIPPELVHVLQNSKDPLIQKLFPVTERNQSNIKTQNRAAVVTVVSKFKGSLEHLMQILNSTTPHYIRCIKPNADCKAMTFKREEVLSQLQACGIVEAITISAAGFPIRIPFQSFTERYQILRKSCRSNKKRVCDKSNHHTTEEKGETAVVNDDKASRSVVFEILQNVTGRTTAEQRGNRAGNTSVYCGKTKVFMANSVTPRDCRSGKSCEHNSVPEH, from the exons ATGCCaaaacag GAAAATGGCCAAAAAGAAGATTCTAGCATCCAGAATGACCTCACTGAATCATTTGAAGAAGAAGTTAGAGTGTTCCTCAGTGATGAAGAGAAATTGCATCTTTTTGATGATCTCACAAAAGTTAATCCAGTGACAACTACAACAG TTCTGAAATGTCTTCAAGCAAGATATGCAGTAAACTTGTTTTATACAaatgctggctgcagcctggtggCTTTAAATCCATTTCAGCCTGTCGCCTGCCTCTATTCACCTGAGCTTATGAGAGAGTACCATGTCGCACTTCGTCCTCAG GATTTAAAACCTCACATTTTTGCAGTAGCTGAACAAACCTACAGAAACGTCCAAAGCCAGATAGAACCCATAAACCAGTCTATAATTGTTAGTGGAGAAAGTGGTGCTGGGAAG ACCTGGACGTCTCGCTGCCTTATGAAATTCTATGCTTCTGTTGCTGCTTCAGTTATCTCCCCAAAAGGCAATGAAACTGTGGAAAGGATAGAGAAGAGAGTGTTGGATTCCAACCCTGTCATGGAAGCATTTG GAAATGCGTGTACCCTGCGGAATAACAACAGTAGCCGTTTTGGAAAATATATCCAGCTTCAGTTAGACAG attCCACCACCTGAGTAGTGCTTCCATTCAGACTTTCCTTTTGGAGAAGACCAGAGTTGCCTATCAGGCCCCCAATGAAAGaaactttcacattttttatcAG ATCACAAAAGGTGCCACTGCAGAGGAGAGGCTGGAATGGAGCCTTCCGGAAGGGGCTGACTACCGCTGGCTGCCAAATTCTGAAAGAAACTTAGATG AGGACTGCTTCGAGGTGACCAGAGATGCAATGTTTCACTTGGGCATTGACCACTCCATGCAGAACAATATTTTCAAG GTGTTGTCAGGCCTTCTCCATCTTGGGAATGTTGAATTCTCTAATCCGGCGGATGAATCTCAGCCTTGTGAACTAGAAGACAAAGCCAAAG ATTTTGTGAAGACCGCTGGAGATTTGCTGAAGATACCTGTCGAGGAACTACTGGAGTCATTAAGAATTCGAACAATAACTGCTGGGAAACAACAACAAGTCTTCAAGAAGCCGTGCTCCAGAGCTGAATGTGAGACTAGGAGGGACTGCCTCGCCAAAGTGATCTACGCGAA ATTGTTTGAATGGCTCGTTTTGGTCATAAATGAGAGCATCTACGGAGATCCATCAGGGTGGACCAGCTTCATAG GTTTGTTGGATGTTTACGGTTTTGAAGCCTTCCCTGAAAACAACTTGGAACAGCTTTGTATTAACTATGCCAATGAGAAACTGCAGCAGCACTTCGTAGCACACTATCTGAAGGCACAACAG GAAGAATATGCAGCTGAAGGCCTACAGTGGTCTTTCATAAACTACCAGGACAACCAGAACTGCCTTGATCTGATAGAGGGAAATCctctcagcattttttctttgctgaatgaG GAGTGCCGTCTGAATAGATCCTCTAACACTGACCTGTTTCAAACTCGGATTGAGAAAGCCTTGTCTAATAATCAATGCTTAAGTCGAAACAAGTTTAGTAAGAAGCCTAACTTTATTATTTCACATTATGCTGGCAAAGTCTGCTATCAGCTGGCAGCAATGGTGGAGAAAAATAAG GACCCCATTCCACCAGAGCTGGtccatgttttgcagaattccaaGGACCCTTTgattcaaaaattatttcctgtgacaGAAAGGAACCAAAGTAACATCAAAACCCAGAACAGAGCAGCTGTTGTTACAGTGGTGTCAAAGTTCAAG GGTTCGCTTGAACATCTCATGCAGATTTTGAATAGCACCACACCACATTACATCCGATGCATCAAGCCTAACGCCGACTGCAAGGCAATGACTTTTAAAAGAGAAGAG GTTCTCAGCCAGCTTCAGGCGTGTGGAATAGTCGAAGCCATCACCATCAGTGCAGCAGGCTTCCCTATTAG GATCCCTTTCCAAAGTTTCACTGAGCGCTATCAAATACTGAGAAAATCATGCAGGTCCAATAAAAAGAGAGTGTGTGATAAAAGCAACCATCATACTACCGAGGAAAAAG
- the MYO19 gene encoding unconventional myosin-XIX isoform X3, protein MPKQENGQKEDSSIQNDLTESFEEEVRVFLSDEEKLHLFDDLTKVNPVTTTTVLKCLQARYAVNLFYTNAGCSLVALNPFQPVACLYSPELMREYHVALRPQDLKPHIFAVAEQTYRNVQSQIEPINQSIIVSGESGAGKTWTSRCLMKFYASVAASVISPKGNETVERIEKRVLDSNPVMEAFGNACTLRNNNSSRFGKYIQLQLDRFHHLSSASIQTFLLEKTRVAYQAPNERNFHIFYQITKGATAEERLEWSLPEGADYRWLPNSERNLDEDCFEVTRDAMFHLGIDHSMQNNIFKVLSGLLHLGNVEFSNPADESQPCELEDKAKDFVKTAGDLLKIPVEELLESLRIRTITAGKQQQVFKKPCSRAECETRRDCLAKVIYAKLFEWLVLVINESIYGDPSGWTSFIGLLDVYGFEAFPENNLEQLCINYANEKLQQHFVAHYLKAQQEEYAAEGLQWSFINYQDNQNCLDLIEGNPLSIFSLLNEECRLNRSSNTDLFQTRIEKALSNNQCLSRNKFSKKPNFIISHYAGKVCYQLAAMVEKNKDPIPPELVHVLQNSKDPLIQKLFPVTERNQSNIKTQNRAAVVTVVSKFKGSLEHLMQILNSTTPHYIRCIKPNADCKAMTFKREEVLSQLQACGIVEAITISAAGFPIRIPFQSFTERYQILRKSCRSNKKRVCDKSNHHTTEEKAYLDSAASSTFCKLLYAILFSKRERGWTLKTTIQSTRLIPSSPNGSVQ, encoded by the exons ATGCCaaaacag GAAAATGGCCAAAAAGAAGATTCTAGCATCCAGAATGACCTCACTGAATCATTTGAAGAAGAAGTTAGAGTGTTCCTCAGTGATGAAGAGAAATTGCATCTTTTTGATGATCTCACAAAAGTTAATCCAGTGACAACTACAACAG TTCTGAAATGTCTTCAAGCAAGATATGCAGTAAACTTGTTTTATACAaatgctggctgcagcctggtggCTTTAAATCCATTTCAGCCTGTCGCCTGCCTCTATTCACCTGAGCTTATGAGAGAGTACCATGTCGCACTTCGTCCTCAG GATTTAAAACCTCACATTTTTGCAGTAGCTGAACAAACCTACAGAAACGTCCAAAGCCAGATAGAACCCATAAACCAGTCTATAATTGTTAGTGGAGAAAGTGGTGCTGGGAAG ACCTGGACGTCTCGCTGCCTTATGAAATTCTATGCTTCTGTTGCTGCTTCAGTTATCTCCCCAAAAGGCAATGAAACTGTGGAAAGGATAGAGAAGAGAGTGTTGGATTCCAACCCTGTCATGGAAGCATTTG GAAATGCGTGTACCCTGCGGAATAACAACAGTAGCCGTTTTGGAAAATATATCCAGCTTCAGTTAGACAG attCCACCACCTGAGTAGTGCTTCCATTCAGACTTTCCTTTTGGAGAAGACCAGAGTTGCCTATCAGGCCCCCAATGAAAGaaactttcacattttttatcAG ATCACAAAAGGTGCCACTGCAGAGGAGAGGCTGGAATGGAGCCTTCCGGAAGGGGCTGACTACCGCTGGCTGCCAAATTCTGAAAGAAACTTAGATG AGGACTGCTTCGAGGTGACCAGAGATGCAATGTTTCACTTGGGCATTGACCACTCCATGCAGAACAATATTTTCAAG GTGTTGTCAGGCCTTCTCCATCTTGGGAATGTTGAATTCTCTAATCCGGCGGATGAATCTCAGCCTTGTGAACTAGAAGACAAAGCCAAAG ATTTTGTGAAGACCGCTGGAGATTTGCTGAAGATACCTGTCGAGGAACTACTGGAGTCATTAAGAATTCGAACAATAACTGCTGGGAAACAACAACAAGTCTTCAAGAAGCCGTGCTCCAGAGCTGAATGTGAGACTAGGAGGGACTGCCTCGCCAAAGTGATCTACGCGAA ATTGTTTGAATGGCTCGTTTTGGTCATAAATGAGAGCATCTACGGAGATCCATCAGGGTGGACCAGCTTCATAG GTTTGTTGGATGTTTACGGTTTTGAAGCCTTCCCTGAAAACAACTTGGAACAGCTTTGTATTAACTATGCCAATGAGAAACTGCAGCAGCACTTCGTAGCACACTATCTGAAGGCACAACAG GAAGAATATGCAGCTGAAGGCCTACAGTGGTCTTTCATAAACTACCAGGACAACCAGAACTGCCTTGATCTGATAGAGGGAAATCctctcagcattttttctttgctgaatgaG GAGTGCCGTCTGAATAGATCCTCTAACACTGACCTGTTTCAAACTCGGATTGAGAAAGCCTTGTCTAATAATCAATGCTTAAGTCGAAACAAGTTTAGTAAGAAGCCTAACTTTATTATTTCACATTATGCTGGCAAAGTCTGCTATCAGCTGGCAGCAATGGTGGAGAAAAATAAG GACCCCATTCCACCAGAGCTGGtccatgttttgcagaattccaaGGACCCTTTgattcaaaaattatttcctgtgacaGAAAGGAACCAAAGTAACATCAAAACCCAGAACAGAGCAGCTGTTGTTACAGTGGTGTCAAAGTTCAAG GGTTCGCTTGAACATCTCATGCAGATTTTGAATAGCACCACACCACATTACATCCGATGCATCAAGCCTAACGCCGACTGCAAGGCAATGACTTTTAAAAGAGAAGAG GTTCTCAGCCAGCTTCAGGCGTGTGGAATAGTCGAAGCCATCACCATCAGTGCAGCAGGCTTCCCTATTAG GATCCCTTTCCAAAGTTTCACTGAGCGCTATCAAATACTGAGAAAATCATGCAGGTCCAATAAAAAGAGAGTGTGTGATAAAAGCAACCATCATACTACCGAGGAAAAAG